From the genome of Chanos chanos chromosome 5, fChaCha1.1, whole genome shotgun sequence, one region includes:
- the LOC115811250 gene encoding ATP-binding cassette sub-family G member 2, producing the protein MELSRTDLENGESNVQGFRTSPQGATVSFHNIHYKVNTKSGFCCKRKTATKDILVDLNGIMRPGLNAILGATGSGKSSFLDVLAARKDPAGLSGEVLIDGAPQPPNFKCLSGYVVQDDIVMGTLTVRENFRFSAALRLPMSVSQKEKEEKVERLIKELGLTKVADSRVGTQLIRGISGGERKRTNIGMELIVDPSVLFLDEPTTGLDASTANSVLTLLKKMSQHGRTIIMSIHQPRYSIYRLFDSLTLLVNGKQVYHGPAQTALDYFSDIGYTCEAHNNPADFFLDVINGDSTAVAVSKTQGSGELDLEELNSSRQSIEQRLVEEYKNCTHYRQTQAELAKIMHGRQHSERPKSRSITYNTSFGHQFKWVLKRTFRNLMLNPQTSIAQIGVTIFLALIVGAIFFGVKDDQSGIQNRMGALFFITTNQCFSALSSAELFITERKLFVHEYISGYYRVSTYFLTKILSDILTLRTVPAIVFSCVAYFMIGFKATPDAFFIFMFSVAMASYTATAMTMAISADQTVVAIANIFMTISFVFMMIFSGLLVNLPSVAGWLSWVKYFSIPRYALTALQINEFKGLNFCEGLPSAANWLLLCTGEDYLKNQGIDYSIWGLWQNHVALVIMTLIFLTIAYLKLRFMKKFT; encoded by the exons ATGGAACTGTCAAGAACAGATCTTGAGAATGGAGAGTCTAATGTGCAGGGTTTCAGGACCAGTCCACAGGGTGCCACTGTCAGTTTCCATAACATACATTATAAGGTGAACACCAAAAGTGGATTCTGCTGCAAGAGGAAAACTGCCACCAAAGACATTCTTGTTGACCTCAA TGGGATCATGCGACCAGGCCTAAATGCAATACTAGGAGCCACAGGGAGTGGGAAATCATC ATTTTTAGACGTGTTGGCAGCGAGGAAAGACCCAGCTGGGTTGTCTGGAGAAGTTCTGATAGATGGAGCTCCACAACCTCCCAATTTCAAATGCCTCTCAGGATACGTGGTCCAG gATGATATCGTCATGGGAACGTTGACAGTGCGGGAAAACTTCCGGTTCTCGGCTGCGTTGCGTCTGCCGATGTCAGTTAGTcagaaggagaaggaagagaaggTGGAGAGACTCATTAAAGAGCTTGGCCTGACTAAGGTGGCCGACTCAcgg GTGGGAACCCAGCTGATTCGTGGGATTTCGGGCggtgagaggaagaggactAACATTGGAATGGAGCTGATTGTAGACCCATCAGTCCTCTTCCTGGATGAGCCAACCACGGGACTGGATGCCAGCACTGCCAACTCTGTCCTCACGCTGCTAAAGAA GATGTCACAACATGGTCGGACAATCATCATGTCCATTCACCAGCCGCGCTACTCCATCTACCGTCTGTTTGACAGCCTGACACTGCTGGTGAATGGCAAACAGGTCTACCATGGCCCTGCTCAGACTGCACTGGACTACTTCAGTGACATCG GATACACCTGTGAGGCCCATAACAACCCTGCTGATTTCTTCCTGGATGTGATCAATGGGGACTCTACTGCTGTCGCTGTCAGCAAAACGCAAGGCAGTGGAG AACTGGATCTAGAGGAGCTTAACTCATCCAGACAGAGTATTGAGCAGCGTTTGGTGGAGGAGTATAAGAACTGCACTCACTATCGTCAAACCCAGGCTGAGCTGGCAAAGATCATGCATGGCCGACAGCACAGCGAGCGACCCAAATCACGCTCCATCACTTACAACACCTCCTTTGGCCACCAGTTCAAATGGGTCTTAAAGAGAACCTTCCGGAACCTCATGCTCAACCCGCAGACGTCCATTGCCCAG ATTGGAGTCACCATTTTCTTAGCCCTGATTGTTGGAGCAATATTTTTCGGCGTTAAAGATGATCAAAGTGGTATACAGAACAG GATGGGCGCTCTGTTCTTCATCACCACTAACCAGTGTTTCAGTGCCCTGTCATCTGCTGAGCTCTTCATTACTGAACGTAAACTCTTTGT GCATGAGTACATTAGTGGATATTACAGAGTCTCCACTTACTTCCTGACTAAAATCCTCTCTGACATCCTCACCCTGCGCACTGTGCCTGCCATCGTCTTCAGCTGTGTGGCATACTTCATGATag GTTTCAAGGCCACACCAGATGCGTTCTTCATCTTCATGTTTTCGGTTGCCATGGCATCATACACTGCAACTGCTATGACAATGGCCATTTCAGCTGACCAGACCGTGGTCGCTATCGCCAACATCTTCATGACTATCAGCTTTGTCTTCATGATG attttCTCAGGGTTGCTGGTGAACTTACCCAGTGTAGCTGGTTGGCTCTCCTGGGTCAAGTATTTCAGTATTCCTCGTTATGCCCTGACA GCTCTTCAGATTAATGAGTTTAAGGGACTGAATTTCTGTGAAGGCCTCCCTTCA GCAGCAAATTGGCTCTTGTT GTGCACTGGTGAGGACTACCTGAAGAATCAGGGTATTGATTACTCAATCTGGGGCCTGTGGCAGAACCATGTTGCCTTGGTGATAATGACTCTGATATTCTTGACCATTGCGTACCTAAAACTCCGCTTCATGAAGAAGTTCACATAG
- the ppm1ka gene encoding protein phosphatase 1K, mitochondrial, with product MAHSVVSIFRLLRGSLSLGSRPMVVFPGQCVCARGLSTLGVRLNSSRLDADGSGQPGTWDSFGIWDNRLDEPILLPPSIRYGKPIPHLSLANVGYASLIGHRRDNEDRLRIAMLTPDTLYFALFDGHGGPQAADFCSAYMERYIKDCLEAEQDLERVLSKAFLQVDAALASHFQHYGNASLMTVGTTATVALLRDGIELVVGSVGDSRALLCRKGKAKRLTSDHTPERKDEKQRIRQSGGFVTWNSLGQANVNGRLAMTRSIGDFDLKKSGVIAEPETTRVTIQHVHDSCLILTTDGINFIMSNQEICDVISQCHDPMEAANVITQQAIQYGSEDNSTTIIVPFGAWGKPQNSAYSYSMSRNFASSGRWA from the exons atGGCTCATTCTGTGGTCTCAATCTTTCGGCTTCTCCGTGGTTCTCTCTCCTTGGGCAGCCGGCCTATGGTCGTGTTTCCtggtcaatgtgtgtgtgcacgtgggcTGTCAACCCTGGGGGTTCGGTTAAACAGTTCCCGCCTGGACGCCGACGGAAGTGGCCAGCCGGGTACATGGGACTCTTTTGGGATCTGGGACAACCGCCTTGATGAACCCATTCTGCTCCCGCCCAGCATCCGCTATGGAAAACCGATCCCGCACCTCAGCCTGGCCAACGTTGGCTATGCCTCCCTCATAGGTCATCGCCGTGACAATGAGGATCGCCTACGCATCGCTATGCTTACACCCGACACGCTGTACTTTGCCCTGTTTGACGGACACGGAGGGCCCCAGGCTGCGGACTTCTGTTCTGCATACATGGAGAGATACATCAA GGACTGTTTGGAAGCAGAGCAGGATTTGGAACGTGTCTTATCAAAAGCATTTCTGCAGGTGGATGCAGCACTTGCGTCACATTTTCAGCACTATGGCAATG catcCCTTATGACAGTGGGCACCACAGCGACAGTGGCATTACTGAGGGATGGCATCGAGTTGGTTGTGGGCAGCGTTGGAGACAGCCGTGCTCTGCTTTGTAGAAAGGGCAAAGCCAAAAGGCTCACCAGTGACCACACGCCTGAGAGAAAGGACGAGAAACAGAG GATTAGACAGAGTGGGGGTTTTGTGACGTGGAACAGTCTTGGCCAAGCCAATGTCAATGGACGCCTGGCTATGACTCGCAGCATTGGAGACTTTGACTTAAAGAAGAGTGGAGTCATTGCAGAGCCAGAAACTACACGAGTCACA ATACAGCATGTTCATGACTCTTGCCTGATTCTAACAACTGATGGCATCAACTTCATCATGAGCAACCAAGAgatctgtgatgtcatcagtcaGTGCCATGACCCCATGGAGGCTGCTAATGTCATCACTCAGCAG GCTATCCAGTATGGTTCAGAGGATAACAGTACAACTATCATCGTTCCCTTCGGTGCGTGGGGTAAACCACAGAATTCTGCATACAGTTACTCCATGAGCCGGAATTTTGCCTCCAGTGGACGTTGGGCATAA